cattaacaagcttttttaaataagacttctctctttttctgtttctctctaaacatagcattaacatgttctttaaataaaatctctctctctctctctctctctctctctctctctctctctctctctctcttcttcgctgttatagtgttagatacgtctattattttttttccgagagagagagagagagagacagagtgagagggagagaaagagagagattaaaaaaaaatgtgtttagagaACATATGaattttaacagcgtcaacgagttgaaaaacaattaaatgtaactaagaaagtaataacagctaatctgaatttctttattaactaaaacaggaattgctacgcagtaagagagacggtcggggaggaggtagagatggtgactgcgataacataccgtaactcgtcactgaaagtgatgaaaataaaaaatcaaaagaaaaaaaatgtaaaaaatatgaaatataaaaatagaaaaaagtaaataagccaagttagattaaaatttccgtagtgtaagttacagtatgttatcgcagtcaccatctctacctcctcgccgatcgtgtctcctcgtgcgtgtgtgtgtgtttgcgcatacgcacacgagtgtgtttgtatcaatatttgttttagttaataaaggaattcagattcgctgatgttgttttttaagttacatttaactgtctttcaactcgttaacgctgttaaaaatcatatgtacacaacatatttttctttaatctctcatttttgtttaatctctcatttttgtttaatctctcatttttgtttaatctctctctctctctctctctctctctctctctctctctctctctctctctctctctctcagaaaaaattaatagacgtctctaacactaacagtgaagaagaacaagagagagagagagagagagtatttatttaaagaacatgttaacatcatgtctaccttctcgccgatcgtccgtctccggcgtagcaaatcctacacctgggttggcctgtctctaaggtaaagtggcaataaaacacattttttgtttattatttctttataattatcttttttacatgcttcttacatattatgcagtaatgttattgttatgtataattatgtgtagccatttattaaggatttattatgggtttttaggctgaggaacgaattaaatgaatcaccatttattcttatgggaaaattcgtttctacatccgaacattttctacatccgaagttggtgctggaacggattaaattcgtatgtagaggtaccactgtatatatatatagatatacatagatatacacatatatacatatatacacatatatatacatttatatatatactgtatatatatatatatatatatatatatatatatatatatacatatacacatatatataatatatatatacatatacacacacatatatatatatatatatatatatatatatatatatatatatatacatatatgtatatatgaacatatacatatatacatatacttatatacatatatatgtgtatatataaacatatacatatatatatatataaacatatacatatatatacatatatatatagatatatatacagtatatatacatatttacatatatacatatatatatgtatatatatatgtatatatatatatatatatatatatatatatatagatatatatatatatatatatatatatatatatatatataatataatatatgtatatgtatacacacataagaaTCTCCTCTCCCtgatatattatattatctatgatattacatatatatatatatatatatatatatatatatatatatatatatatatgatatagataataTTATATCAGGGAGAGGAGGAGATTTTTATAATGAGATTTCTCAAGTGTGAATTGCGTGTGATACACAACCATGTCCTGTAATCTTTTGTAGAATACATGAGTAATTTAACCTCCACATGATTTATATTAAAGttgtaatgatgatagtaataacaataataataataatagtaataatgacatatCCGGATGTCACCATTTGTATCATCAAGCCTGATTTGACATATTATGACATCATCGTAGGGTAAGGGTTTAGTTGCTTTGAGCTATTGGATATTTTTTCCTAGATTTCTGTGGGATGTGGAACAATTCAGTATGTAGTTGTAAACTACCCTAAGGTAAATCTTTTGCTTTGGATTGACTTTAAGTACAATTTGGAAGGGATTTTTAATTAGACATTAGACTGGGTGCACtaatttacattgaagttttcttttttattaggtgTGATGTTATCATCAACTTATTTGATAAAGCCAGCCGAGTGCAAGTCATGGAAGATGTCTGTGAAGACTGTGGATCACAATGTGTCACAGTGGAGTATAGAGAGGTAAgaaaaatttctttcattttatcaaTTTTGATTATGTATGAAGTTTATAGCTGTTCGCCTTGTACAATTTTGTTTTAGGTCTTTTTGTCAATTATAGCTTTTGTATTTCACCATTATGAAGATAGTATATGCTGGTAACAGTTTTTTATAACCTTCGATACTATGTATTGAGGGGTAGAAAAACTAAAAATTTTGACTGGTTCTGAATTTATTTACAGGGCAAAAGCAAGTTGAAAGATGGACAGTTAACTGCTAATGGGTGTATTTTCTGCTGCAGTACACTTTTTCCTCTTGTTGAAAAGCATAGGGCATCTCAAGAAAGTGGACGTGGtagagggcgagggagagggggcCGTGGTAGAGGAGGTCCTAGAGGTGGGAGAGGAGGTGGAAGAGGTAGCCGAGGgcggggaggaggaagaggacgtAGATAGCTTTTATTGTAATagctaaataaaacttatttatatttctatgTAATATAATTGTTCTGTAAACTGTAGCCATAGTATTTATGAATACAGTACTACAACATTTAGAAAAGTTTAGGTGGTCCATTGCATGTGATCAAATTTTACATAAAgagacaaaggatttttttttctttaggcccTATAGTGTTTTATAAGTCATTTGCAAATATCTTGATTGCTTGTTTAcagttttcattaaatattttgatatgtattTTTCCAATTCTTTCTTTCCTTTAATTTTTAAGTTCACTGTATTCGAACATTTTAAAATCTTTTTCATATACAGAATAAAGAATTTTTCTTTGATCGGTGGACAGCGTAGCCATATAAGCATCAATTATTTTTGAAGTGTTGCTTGGTGTATATTTGGGAAAGTGGAGATCAGAAGGAGCATTTATAAGTTTAAGAAACCTCTTAGAATCTTCTGCCATCGTCTCATATTTTGCAATGACATCGTATTGAATAGCACATGGATAACAGCTGTCAGCATATGATTTCCAATGCTCATCAAAATAACCGCTTGGTAAGTTTATTATATAAGCCACAAATTCAGGAAATGTAAGGCCATCTCCCGATAATGGAATCTCGGAGTAGCTTAAATTTTTACGGTAAGTTTTCATTATGTGATAAGCATAATTCTTTTTGTAATGGTCTTTTCCTGTCCCTTCAAACTTGTTTCTAAAAGCTGAGATGAGGCGCTCATAAGGATTTCTTACAACAATTAGTTTGGTATAGGTGAGCAGCTTTTTCCGAAGAGTGGAGATCTGAAATAGAAGGTAAGCATTTAAGTACAAACTATGAAAAAATACTCCGTTTTATCAATAAAAGTACTGtaattataaaatagtttatagtTATATTCATTGTTTTGtcaagaaaacttaaaaaaaataaattctgaaacTATCGTAATTGGGTCCATATAAGACGGTTAGCAAGTATGAATAAGTTTTATAACCACCACTGATAAAGGATTACTGTCATAAATTAGTCAAGAGATATGAGTGTTGTAATGGTGAAGACAATGCTATGGCCATATAGGCCATTTGTTTAATTTGATGTTGATGACAAGCACATGGCTATGCTAtttatatggatattattattttgattcttaCCTGAAATTCATTGTTATTCCTTTATTTGAAGGAAAAGGTCTGTTTATAAAAATAGAAGATTTAAGAACCCATCTGCTCCAGTCTCAATCATCACAGATGTAAACAACTCCATCCTTTATCTGTCTAATGGTTCGACAGTCATGTTTCTTTCTTAtatgttttcactttttttttgcaaattatgtTTTTTTACTCCCTTCCTAGACATATGAAACCCTTTTTGTGAGAAGTATACGGTGAACAGGTTATTATCGGCCCAAACAGATCTGCACTTGTCATGACAATCTGCACTTGCCATGTCAATTTGCATTTGCCATGTCATTTTGCACTTGCCATATCTACCGTGAAGCGTGCTCTGTTTTTGAGTGGTCTTTTTTAAATGTATCGATTTACATTTACTCCTCATAGAACGGCCTCTCATTTGAcgttaattcaaatatatattttttgacatCTCCGTTATTTATTTAATGACTATCTCTTGAAGTTACAAATGTGCAGTGGCACTACAGTCGTGTACATAAATGTACGCATGTTGTGTATGATACGTTGGGCGGAGGTAATTGGCAGCGAATCTATCATCTCAGTAGGTCTCCCTGTTCCAGTATCACATGTTCTTTCCTATATCTTGCATTGTAGCATTTGATATTGTATTTTTAGtttcgtgtatatatgtattccCTTATTTCTCAagatgttaagggtagaagagactttagctatggtcagcagctcttctaggagaaggacactccaagatcaaaccattgttctctagtcagtggaagactatggtatagaggctatggcactacatagcctctataccatagtcttccactgtcttgggttagagttctcttgcttgagggttctctCGGGCAGCTGTTCTGTCTTGTTACTTTTctccttttgttaaagtttttgtagtatatataggaaattattttaatgttactcttcttaaaaattttatttttccttgtttccttttttctattttctctgttggaacccctgggcttatagcatcttgcttttccaactagggttgtagcttagcaagtaataataataatgataataataataatgtctgagaGAAAGAAGATTGTAACCCCTTCAGGATCTGCTAAGAAGCAAAGAAgataaaactaaattgaaaataataaaacagcATGAAGGCGTAGTGAAAATTCATTCGATTGCAAGTGGTATGAGCTTGGCGCATTCTACGATTTATACGATACTGAAGGACAAGGAACCTTTTAAGGAGACGgcgaaaccaaaataaaaacaatcaataaTTGTTGTTGCTAAAATATACCttaaattaataatagaaataagtacAATATGATCAAATGAAGGTCTGTTAACATAGGGAAACTATGATTATTttaaacttctttcagtacatataCGTTATTGTTTCGGCTAAAACTAGAGATCAGCTAATGAACTCGAATGTTGTATTTTAAGCCCAGCTGACTATTGAATTTgtattgaaataaaggttaaatttaTTCATTGTATAGTATTTAATTGAGACTTTGTAAAGAAGTGAAGATTTCATTTGTTACCGGGAGAGAGGGAGGTCAATAAAGCGAAAGGTAGTTaaggtaggtagagagagagagatctgattgataataatagtaattctctctctctctctctctctctctctctctctctctctctctctctctctctctctctctctctctctcactctcaattACACGACACACACCGTGCAGTcatatgtataatacagtatattttactataaatattaggtaaagtaaacaaaatattgtaacttaagtatttaaaacatttcctaTGCATTAGTGTACAATACGGAAATATTCATTTGTAAATTAATACTGTAATGAACTGCTGGGTAAAATATACAGCACATCACAGTAAATATATTTGATTTAGAATATGAAATAGTTTATAttactttactgtatatatgaaaagacTATTTATTATTAAGATAAAACATTGCATACCTCCAAATCTACATactgtacgctctctctctctctctctctctctctctctctctctctctctctctctctctctctctctctctctctctctctcatatatatatatatatatatatatatatatatatatatatatatatatatatatatatatatatatataatatatatataatatatgtatactgtatatatataatatatatatgtatatatataatatatatatgtatatatataatatatatatcatatatatatatatatatatatatattatatatatattatatatatatatatatattatatatatacattatatatatatatatatatatatatatatatatatataatatatatatatatatatatatatatatatatatatatatatatatatatatatatataatatatatatatgatatatatatatatatatatatatatatatatatttatatatatatacatatatatatatatatatatatatatatataaatatatatatatatattatattatatatataatatatatattatatatataatatatatatatatatataatatatatatatatatatatatatatatatatgtatatatatatatatatatatatatatatatatatatatatatatatatatatatatatatatatatattatatatataatatatatataatatatatatatatatatatatatatatatatatatatatatatatatatatatatatatatatatatatatatatatatatataatatatatatatatatatatatatatatatatatatgtatatatataatatatatatatatatatatatatatatatatatatattatatatataatatatatatatatatatatatatatatatatatatatatatatatatatgtgtgtgtgtatatatatatatatatatatatatatatatatatatatatgtgtatatatatatatatatatatatatatatatatatatatatatatatatatatatatatgtatatatatatatatatatatatacacatatacatacatatatatatatgtatgtatatatatatatatatatatatatatgtatatatatatatatatatattacatatatatatatatatataatatatatatatatatatatatatatatatatatatatatacatatatatatatatatatatatacatatatatatatatatatatatatatatatatatatattatatatatacatatatatatatatatatatatatatatatatatatatatatatatatatatattatacaatgcaGTCAAATATATAGTCAGTGCATTTTACTGTAAACATAAGATAAAGAAAACGGTGAAATACTGTAACGTTGATTTTCGAACCATTTTTTTGCGACAGTAGAGATACTGTATGATGAAGGGAGAAGAGTTAGCCAACACCTGGGATAATTCATGCCAGTTGTTAAGCGATTTACTTGATATGCAAACACAATATTTGCCATCTTCTTACCACTATCTAGTTTCTTGATAATAGCTACTTTCATTTCCATTGAACTGACTTGCCATTTCTTTACACTACTGCAACTATCTCCACTAATTTCGCACTTCATTGCACTACCATTAGCAATCTACTTATCAGCCATAGTTAATGTTGTTGTAATTTACGTAAATAAAGTAAAACTACGGTGAAGGTAACAGAAACAGCTACAAATATCACAATAGCTATCACAATTTTGAATAAAACAGGTCAGTGCTCAACGGCCTTGGTGGTGGCATCAGCACCGGGGCCCAGTCGGAAGCTGCACTATTTTCAAAATTATGAGTTTACAAACATATTTTTGACTTGTGGTAGTTTGCATTCGTAAACATCAAAGTGCGTAAATCTGATGTTCGTACCTTAAGGACTGTATAATACCATGACAGAAAATTAAGGTTCTTAGTGAAAAtgagagagaataatttgattaaCGACTAAAGCAATCAATGGTGGCTTTTTTGTTCCATGTCACGTCATTATATGAGGAGTACCTATATTTGAGGTTCAAATTCCGCATTATTTATATTTAGTTGCTGTGAGCATTAAAGTTAACCAGTTAAAATGGAATTCTAATTAAGGTTCTAGTAAACAAAATTACCTTGCCCCTATGAACACTGTTTCCTTTTCATACTGAAATTTGACACTTGGTAATAGCTAATGAATTTGTGGCTTGAGagaagaaattatatttaaattttacatttGGAAGATTTTAAGTGAAGTTTGGGAGAATATGTTTGTGCTATTATATGGTAAATTTCAAGAGGCTTTTCGCTACTGAAATCTAATTTTGGGGTATCTTATATATCGTATACCAATGTCACATGTGACATTCTAGACCCTTCTGATAAGTGCTGGGTTCTTCAGGTACTTTTGCCTCAGAACAGATTATGCTAGTTCCCCATTCTGAGCATGTCTATTTCTGAGATGTGTCTATCTGACTCTGTTAGAAAGTAAGCAGTTCTTTAAGAATGACTGTTGATTCTTTTCAGCAAGATCATCAGTAGGCCATGTATCACCTATCAcagtacagaaagtcctcaacttaaacACTtagtaggttccaagaagctgtttgtaagttgaattttgttgaattttgtTCTAAGCTAAGCTTCATCAAATTCACATGTCTACAATTTTCATCTGCAAACGATAGCAAATACTGTAGTCCCGTTTCATATTGTTTTGTTGTCTTGCTCACTGTATTAGATTATATAATACAGTATTGCTTCATTATAGAacttcattatgaacttttgatacaatatctgagacttATGATTTCATTTGGTCTGATCTAGAATGGTGTCTGAAGGACTAGAGTCTTTTGAAAGGAACTTCTTTGGAGTTTTACACTCCCTCAGAGTTACCTTtttttggatgcatcaaaagaaggttaGGGCACCCATGTAAGGAACCAATTTGTTGCAGGCCACCTGTCACAAGAGGAAAAGAGCCTTTACATCAACCTTCTGGAAGTTAAAGCAGCTGTCTTGGTGCAGCAGTCATTCCAATAGGGCCTGATAGGCTATTCGTTAGCATTGATGAACAACAACACACATGTGTCAACAAGCAAGACGGTACTATTTCACAGCACCTCTGCGAGTTTGCGATGTAGGCTCATAAATGGGCACTGAACAGTACAGTTGAGCTGTCGGTGAGAATCATTCCTGGTTCAAAGAATGTGATTGCTGACACCCCAAGTTCATAGGGACAAGTGGTCCCATCATCTTCAAGTGGCGAGGAGCCTCTTGACTATGTGGTGTTCCTCGATAATGACCTCTTTGTGACGCAACTCATCCAGAAGCTCTTGATTTACTGCTCACCGACAATGGATCAGGCAGCGTCAGTAAAGGACGCATTTCATCATCCATGGGACACCTTAGTTGTCTATGCTTTGCCACAGTTTTGTTTGATTCCAAGTGTGGTGAACACGATGCTGTTTTCTCCAAACTTCAAGAGGACATTAGTAGACCCAAAGTTGCAGAATGGTAACTAGACTTTCTAATGCTTCTGACTGAGATTCAGAGAGAGTTACCAGTTTGGATCAACTTGCTTTGCAGAGGCACTAGAAGTCCGTGAGATTCTTGTCACCTCACAGTTGGAGGCTATCCCTTATCTCCAAAGCCTTATCTCCAAAGGCTTTTCATGAGCCACACTGCTTATGGAAAATGGGCCATCTTTTGTTATTTGTGGTATAGAAGGGGTACATCTAGTGAGCCTTTATCCAACTGATTACAGACTTCCATGTGTTTCTCTATaaagagaagctcctctcagtgTCAGCAGTGAAATGCTATCACTCAGCTTTAAACCAAGGTTTCAGACTGAGAGGCATAATCCTTGTCCTGGGAGTTAGCAATGCTCATGAGAAGCTTTGAGTAGTCCTGTCCTTCAAGAGAACTCAACTCCCAGTGTGGATTGTGACCATAGTTTTGAGATCCTTCAAGAGACCCTCAACAAACCTTTCAGGCAATTTTTTGACAAAGATTTTACTGTCAAGGTGTATTTCTTATTTGCCCTGTTCTCTACG
The nucleotide sequence above comes from Palaemon carinicauda isolate YSFRI2023 chromosome 18, ASM3689809v2, whole genome shotgun sequence. Encoded proteins:
- the LOC137657141 gene encoding carbohydrate sulfotransferase 11-like; its protein translation is MKMLTSKYSKCIWTAGLIVIAYTICQETTSQVLHAKGYFTPTEQQKNKMDAILNQQRKLNNDLNSMKNVTIHDGVFEDSWLEEQKRRAAAVRRECKGWKRNPQYSPTHLKNLTYLLVDDHHKAIYCYIAKVACTNWKRLWMILTGLTSVEDPMLIPENVPHRIHDRMMLIKQPITISTLRKKLLTYTKLIVVRNPYERLISAFRNKFEGTGKDHYKKNYAYHIMKTYRKNLSYSEIPLSGDGLTFPEFVAYIINLPSGYFDEHWKSYADSCYPCAIQYDVIAKYETMAEDSKRFLKLINAPSDLHFPKYTPSNTSKIIDAYMATLSTDQRKILYSVYEKDFKMFEYSELKN